Sequence from the Brevundimonas sp. SGAir0440 genome:
CCATGGTGTGACGGGCGGTGTGTACAAGGCCCGGGAACGTATTCACCGCGGCATGCTGATCCGCGATTACTAGCGATTCCAACTTCATGCCCTCGAGTTGCAGAGGACAATCCGAACTGAGACGACTTTTAAGGATTAACCCTCTGTAGTCGCCATTGTAGCACGTGTGTAGCCCACCCTGTAAGGGCCATGAGGACTTGACGTCATCCCCACCTTCCTCCGGCTTAGCACCGGCAGTCCCATTAGAGTTCCCAACTAAATGATGGCAACTAATGGCGAGGGTTGCGCTCGTTGCGGGACTTAACCCAACATCTCACGACACGAGCTGACGACAGCCATGCAGCACCTGTGTCCTAGTCCCCGAAGGGAAAGCCACGTCTCCGTGGCGGTCCAGGCATGTCAAAAGGTGGTAAGGTTCTGCGCGTTGCTTCGAATTAAACCACATGCTCCACCGCTTGTGCGGGCCCCCGTCAATTCCTTTGAGTTTTAATCTTGCGACCGTACTCCCCAGGCGGATTGCTTAATGCGTTAGCTGCGTCACCGAAATGCATGCATCCCGACAACTAGCAATCATCGTTTACGGCGTGGACTACCAGGGTATCTAATCCTGTTTGCTCCCCACGCTTTCGAGCCTCAGCGTCAGTAATGAGCCAGTGTGTCGCCTTCGCCACTGGTGTTCTTCCGAATATCTACGAATTTCACCTCTACACTCGGAGTTCCACACACCTCTCTCATACTCAAGACACCCAGTATCAAAGGCAATTCCGAGGTTGAGCCCCGGGATTTCACCCCTGACTTAAATGTCCGCCTACGCTCCCTTTACGCCCAGTAATTCCGAGCAACGCTAGCCCCCTTCGTATTACCGCGGCTGCTGGCACGAAGTTAGCCGGGGCTTCTTCTCCGGGTACCGTCATTATCGTCCCCGGTGAAAGAATTTTACAATCCTAAGACCTTCATCATTCACGCGGCATGGCTGCGTCAGGCTTTCGCCCATTGCGCAAGATTCCCCACTGCTGCCTCCCGTAGGAGTTTGGGCCGTGTCTCAGTCCCAATGTGGCTGATCACCCTCTCAGACCAGCTACTGATCGTCGCCTTGGTGAGCCTTTACCTCACCAACTAGCTAATCAGACGCGGGCCGCTCTAAAGGCGATAAATCTTTCCCCCGAAGGGCACATTCGGTATTAGCACAAGTTTCCCTGAGTTATTCCGAACCTAAAGGCACGTTCCCACGTGTTACTCACCCGTCCGCCACTAACTCCGAAGAGTTCGTTCGACTTGCATGTGTTAGGCCTGCCGCCAGCGTTCGCTCTGAGCCAGGATCAAACTCTCAGGTTGAGTTGACTTCTGACCTAAGCATCGGACCGACCGAAGTCGTCCTTGGCATTAGTTCTACGTATTTTATTGACGAGTTCCCACGTCATCGATCCGAAGACCGACGCATGGTATCTTTTCAAAAAGACCGCAGATAGTCAGTGTCGTATGATAGTCTCTGAGGACTATCGCAAGAACACCGCCGCCTGCGTTTCTCTTTCCAAATCAACAATGTCAAAGACCCTGGAACCTCCGAAGAGGCCCGACCGTTTAACGCCGTGTCGTCGGCGGAGGCGGCGATTTAGAGAACCGCAAACCCCGTGTCAACCGCTCTTTTCAGAGATCTTTCGGAGAGAAGAGCGAACCCTTCAGACCGCAAGAAACCACCGGAGGAAAGCGAGGCTTACCTCTAAAAACCCGTCGGCGATTCGATTGGAGCGCGGAACCTAGTGAAACCAACCGATGAAAGCAAGAAGTTTTTCGCTTCTTTCTTCCGTGGGACCCTGGAGATCTGCACCCCCGCGGCCCCGTCGGCCGGCCCGTTTCCGAGCGAGGCGGCTCTATACGGAGAGGCGGATTTGTCAGCAAGCGGATTCTGACACGAGAGGGGAAGTTTCTCGCAGATTCATGATCGTCGATCAGGGATCGTAGTCCTTGAGCCTTTTTGAAGCTCGTAGATTCAGGCGTTTCGCCTTCTCAGGCCCCGCCGAGACGCGACATCAGTTCTGGATCCTGCTCAGAGGCCGCGACCTCAGCATCGAAGGCGCGCTGGGCATCCGACTCTTCCCTAAAGGTCGCCGGCTCGGACAGCCGCAGGCTTGAGACCGCGTAGATATCGCCCTTCTGCTCGAGCGTGACGCCGCTGCGGGCGTGGAGAATGCGGGCGTCCATCGTCATTGGGCTGGTCTCCTGTTCAGATGCAGAACGCACCAATCGGCCGGATGGCTCTCCTCAATCGCCAGAAAAGCCGTCGACGAGGCGCAAGCGCAGCTCTTCGTCATTAAGGCCGTGCACGACGATCATCTTAGAGCGCGACTGTGCGCCGTGTCCGACGCTGACCGCCGACTTGGGGACGCCAAGGCTTTTGGCCAGCAGCCGGATCAGGGCGTCGTTGGCCTCTCCCTCGATCGGGCGGGCCCGGACGCGCACCTTGAGGAGCGGTCGTCCCTCGGCGTCGCTCATCCAGCCGTCGATGCGGTTGACCGCAGCGCCGGGCTGCAGCCTTACAGGCAAATTCGCCATACGCTCTTCTGCGGGCAAGAAAAAGGGCGCGGCTCCGATCGGCGCCGCGCCCTCTTCAGATCGATTCGACCTGGGCCTAGCCCAGGGCGGCCATTAGTTCCGGCACGACCGTCTTGTAGTCGCCGACCAGACCATAGTCCGCGACCTGGAAGATCGGGGCGTCCGCATCCTTGTTGATGGCGACGATGGTCTTGGAGTCCTTCATCCCGGCCAGGTGCTGAATGGCGCCCGAGATGCCGATGGCGATGTAGAGCGCCGGGGCGACCACCTTGCCGGTCTGACCGACCTGATAGTCGTTGGGCGCATAGCCGGCGTCGACCGCTGCGCGCGAGGCGCCGATGGCGGCGCCCAGCTTATCGGCGAGCGGCTCCATCACGGCATGGAACTCGTCCGCCGAGCCCAGGGCGCGACCGCCCGAGACGATGATCTTGGCGGCGCCCAGTTCGGGCCGGTCCGACTTGACCATTTCCTCGGACACGAAGGCCGTCTTAGGCGCATCGGCGCCGGCGACGCTCTCGACCGGGGCCG
This genomic interval carries:
- a CDS encoding DUF167 domain-containing protein — its product is MANLPVRLQPGAAVNRIDGWMSDAEGRPLLKVRVRARPIEGEANDALIRLLAKSLGVPKSAVSVGHGAQSRSKMIVVHGLNDEELRLRLVDGFSGD